The following proteins are encoded in a genomic region of Phycodurus eques isolate BA_2022a chromosome 11, UOR_Pequ_1.1, whole genome shotgun sequence:
- the LOC133409495 gene encoding monocarboxylate transporter 12-like isoform X2 translates to MAVSVQEKPRQGQVTEEGGWGWIIVAACFLATVCTRAVTRCVSMFFVEFQLHFERDYSTTAWIHSLVDCTTMLCAPLGGFLGNRLSCRATVTLGGLLSSVGLVLGCFASTLEHLYVSLGILTGSGIGTFILAPVVQLLIDHYSWRGAMLVLGGFVSNLCVCGALMRPVVEPSEKQRMSLESKDESKEVPAKTQEISNLSYTEGLLIANGVLRNCQLENSKLTEVNKLAEANTLALLSSGPGVRLTDLKVAECLLLSNTLTAAMLGELADTNLGSTVESPNLSNRMGVTKTEVVPSEPLVTANIDRGRCYCLQRGEDFGFLVVPNFLVLASSFLFLAYGCSTPMVYLVPYALSKGLEHKQATFIMSTFGISGIVGNITFGWITDRKYLKRYRILSYILAIAVEGLSCLCVPLLHSFAPLSTFAVVYGYFDGAYVALIPVVTSDAVGSAYLTSALGVVYFLHAVPYLVSPPIGGWLVDMTENYTATFLVSGASFICSAAILAVAMLVRRSRRSGLKAPCPEHAPTTTTSAPAVCHQDVI, encoded by the exons ATGGCTGTCAGCGTGCAGGAGAAGCCCCGCCAGGGCCAGGTGACCGAGGAGGGTGGCTGGGGCTGGATTATCGTCGCTGCCTGCTTCCTCGCAACCGTCTGCACACGTGCAGTCACCAG ATGTGTTTCCATGTTCTTCGTGGAGTTCCAGCTGCACTTTGAGCGAGATTATTCCACCACAGCCTGGATCCACAGTCTCGTTGATTGCACCACTATGCTCTGTG CCCCTTTGGGTGGTTTCCTCGGCAACCGTCTGTCGTGCAGAGCCACAGTGACACTCGGGGGTCTCTTGTCCTCGGTGGGTTTGGTCCTTGGCTGCTTTGCCTCCACTCTGGAACATCTCTATGTCTCTCTGGGAATCCTTACAG GCAGCGGCATCGGGACCTTCATCCTGGCTCCGGTGGTGCAGCTGCTCATCGACCATTACTCGTGGAGGGGGGCCATGCTGGTCCTCGGGGGCTTCGTCTCGAACTTGTGTGTCTGCGGAGCTTTGATGAGACCAGTGGTGGAGCCCAGTGAGAAGCAAAG GATGTCGCTGGAGTCCAAAGACGAATCCAAAGAGGTCCCAGCAAAGACGCAAGAAATTAGCAACCTGAGCTACACTGAAGGACTTCTGATTGCGAACGGAGTGCTGAGAAACTGCCAACTGGAGAACAGCAAGCTCACTGAGGTTAACAAGCTAGCTGAGGCTAACACGTTAGCTCTTCTGTCCAGCGGGCCTGGTGTCAGGCTAACGGATCTTAAGGTAGCTGAGTGCCTTTTACTTAGCAACACACTAACGGCGGCCATGCTCGGGGAGCTAGCCGACACTAACCTGGGTAGCACCGTAGAGAGTCCTAACTTGAGCAACAGAATGGGCGTCACAAAGACAGAAGTTGTGCCTTCTGAACCTTTAGTGACAGCTAACATCGACAGAGGTCGTTGTTACTGCCTCCAGCGAGGAGAGGACTTTGGCTTCTTGGTGGTTCCGAACTTCCTGGTCCTGGCATCGTCCTTCCTGTTCCTGGCGTATGGTTGTAGTACTCCGATGGTCTACCTGGTTCCTTACGCCCTCAGCAAGGGATTGGAGCACAAGCAGGCCACCTTCATCATGTCCACATTTGGAATTAGCGGTATTGTGGGTAACATCACCTTTGGTTGGATCACAGACAGGAA gtatctgaaACGGTATCGCATTCTAAGCTACATTCTAGCGATCGCGGTGGAGGGCCTGAGCTGTCTGTGTGTTCCGCTCCTCCACTCCTTCGCCCCTCTGAGCACGTTCGCCGTGGTCTACGGCTACTTTGACGGCGCATACGTGGCCCTCATCCCCGTGGTCACCTCGGACGCCGTGGGGTCCGCTTACCTCACCTCCGCCCTGGGCGTTGTCTACTTCCTGCACGCCGTGCCTTACCTCGTCAGTCCACCCATAGGCG GTTGGTTGGTGGACATGACTGAAAACTACACGGCGACCTTCTTGGTCAGCGGCGCTTCGTTCATATGCAGCGCTGCCATTCTGGCGGTGGCCATGTTGGTCCGACGTAGCCGTCGGTCGGGGCTGAAGGCGCCCTGCCCCGAACacgcccccaccaccaccacctccgcCCCCGCTGTTTGTCATCAGGACGTCATCTAA
- the LOC133409717 gene encoding uncharacterized protein LOC133409717 isoform X1 produces MEPDVLTYQHAAARPPLDDDIGEAGSDEEKFRSVSRGLAAYTDPPFRLKCGFLRQTEPPGGPPWPLANGFCDTPGDEAGFADFAVFAEQAADPWCCGFAGATMPSNGLREARDVIMDSEPTASLRRLHLRTRDAPRMFPTSGDQDSLSFKGASENSEPKVSSLAPHEHHTDVDGEEHMVNDMCSASQGTCPTSKPSSQFLADDSGGPRGLPPSDSFADFCSAATQQAGSETWAHFKDQGDRTQQLLRASFPEMEVPSVSKEDEEEVPSLEALLLPRHLLDCEEGTVERAQPGFWLPHQDAHFVAGLKFQWGSSRANRTLLRCLGVASRNAQPNKDCYPEHTVTTSRAQTHTRGPLKQLNATEQPRP; encoded by the exons ATGGAGCCAGACGTTCTGACCTATCAGCACGCAGCAGCTCGCCCGCCATTGGACGATGACATCGGGGAGGCGGGATCAGACGAGGAAAAGTTCCGGAGTGTCTCTCGCGGCCTCGCTGCTTACACCGATCCACCGTTCCGCCTCAAGTGCGGCTTTCTTCGGCAGACGGAACCGCCCGGCGGTCCGCCTTGGCCACTCGCCAACGGGTTCTGCGACACCCCCGGGGACGAGGCGGGATTCGCCGATTTCGCCGTGTTCGCTGAGCAGGCTGCCGACCCGTGGTGTTGCGGCTTCGCGGGAGCTACGATGCCCTCGAACGGTCTGAGGGAAGCACGAGACGTCATCATGGACTCCGAACCCACAGCGTCTCTGCGCCGTCTCCATCTCAGGACTCGGGACGCTCCCCGAATGTTCCCCACCTCCGGGGATCAGGACTCCCTCTCGTTCAAGGGTGCGTCTGAGAACTCGGAACCCAAGGTGTCCTCGCTTGCTCCCCACGAGCATCACACCGATGTTGACGGTGAAGAACACATGGTCAATGACATGTGTTCCGCATCTCAGGGAACGTGTCCTACCTCTAAGCCGTCCTCGCAATTCCTCGCCGACGACTCCGGCGGTCCGCGGGGTCTCCCCCCGAGCGACAGCTTCGCGGACTTCTGCTCGGCCGCCACGCAACAAGCTGGCAGCGAAACGTGGGCCCACTTTAAAGACCAGGGCGACCGCACGCAACAA CTCCTCCGGGCGTCTTTTCCCGAGATGGAGGTCCCATCTGTGAgcaaggaggatgaggaggaggtgcCCAGCTTGGAGGCACTGCTTCTTCCTCGACATCTCCTTGACTGCGAGGAGGGCACTGTTGAGCG GGCCCAGCCAGGCTTTTGGCTCCCCCACCAGGACGCGCACTTCGTTGCAGGCCTCAAGTTCCAGTGGGGCTCATCCCGCGCTAACAGGACGCTGCTCAGGTGTCTCGGCGTGGCCTCCAGGAACGCC CAGCCCAACAAGGACTGTTATCCAGAACACACAGTAACCACCTCCAGGGCCCAAACTCACACACGTGGGCCTCTCAAACAACTCAATGCAA cggAGCAGCCCAGGCCTTAG
- the LOC133409495 gene encoding monocarboxylate transporter 12-like isoform X1 yields MAVSVQEKPRQGQVTEEGGWGWIIVAACFLATVCTRAVTRCVSMFFVEFQLHFERDYSTTAWIHSLVDCTTMLCAPLGGFLGNRLSCRATVTLGGLLSSVGLVLGCFASTLEHLYVSLGILTGMGFALCYTPSIAMVGRYFSKKKALAYGIAQSGSGIGTFILAPVVQLLIDHYSWRGAMLVLGGFVSNLCVCGALMRPVVEPSEKQRMSLESKDESKEVPAKTQEISNLSYTEGLLIANGVLRNCQLENSKLTEVNKLAEANTLALLSSGPGVRLTDLKVAECLLLSNTLTAAMLGELADTNLGSTVESPNLSNRMGVTKTEVVPSEPLVTANIDRGRCYCLQRGEDFGFLVVPNFLVLASSFLFLAYGCSTPMVYLVPYALSKGLEHKQATFIMSTFGISGIVGNITFGWITDRKYLKRYRILSYILAIAVEGLSCLCVPLLHSFAPLSTFAVVYGYFDGAYVALIPVVTSDAVGSAYLTSALGVVYFLHAVPYLVSPPIGGWLVDMTENYTATFLVSGASFICSAAILAVAMLVRRSRRSGLKAPCPEHAPTTTTSAPAVCHQDVI; encoded by the exons ATGGCTGTCAGCGTGCAGGAGAAGCCCCGCCAGGGCCAGGTGACCGAGGAGGGTGGCTGGGGCTGGATTATCGTCGCTGCCTGCTTCCTCGCAACCGTCTGCACACGTGCAGTCACCAG ATGTGTTTCCATGTTCTTCGTGGAGTTCCAGCTGCACTTTGAGCGAGATTATTCCACCACAGCCTGGATCCACAGTCTCGTTGATTGCACCACTATGCTCTGTG CCCCTTTGGGTGGTTTCCTCGGCAACCGTCTGTCGTGCAGAGCCACAGTGACACTCGGGGGTCTCTTGTCCTCGGTGGGTTTGGTCCTTGGCTGCTTTGCCTCCACTCTGGAACATCTCTATGTCTCTCTGGGAATCCTTACAG GTATGGGCTTTGCTCTGTGCTACACGCCGTCCATCGCCATGGTTGGTCGTTACTTTAGTAAGAAGAAAGCGTTGGCATACGGCATTGCCCAGTCTG GCAGCGGCATCGGGACCTTCATCCTGGCTCCGGTGGTGCAGCTGCTCATCGACCATTACTCGTGGAGGGGGGCCATGCTGGTCCTCGGGGGCTTCGTCTCGAACTTGTGTGTCTGCGGAGCTTTGATGAGACCAGTGGTGGAGCCCAGTGAGAAGCAAAG GATGTCGCTGGAGTCCAAAGACGAATCCAAAGAGGTCCCAGCAAAGACGCAAGAAATTAGCAACCTGAGCTACACTGAAGGACTTCTGATTGCGAACGGAGTGCTGAGAAACTGCCAACTGGAGAACAGCAAGCTCACTGAGGTTAACAAGCTAGCTGAGGCTAACACGTTAGCTCTTCTGTCCAGCGGGCCTGGTGTCAGGCTAACGGATCTTAAGGTAGCTGAGTGCCTTTTACTTAGCAACACACTAACGGCGGCCATGCTCGGGGAGCTAGCCGACACTAACCTGGGTAGCACCGTAGAGAGTCCTAACTTGAGCAACAGAATGGGCGTCACAAAGACAGAAGTTGTGCCTTCTGAACCTTTAGTGACAGCTAACATCGACAGAGGTCGTTGTTACTGCCTCCAGCGAGGAGAGGACTTTGGCTTCTTGGTGGTTCCGAACTTCCTGGTCCTGGCATCGTCCTTCCTGTTCCTGGCGTATGGTTGTAGTACTCCGATGGTCTACCTGGTTCCTTACGCCCTCAGCAAGGGATTGGAGCACAAGCAGGCCACCTTCATCATGTCCACATTTGGAATTAGCGGTATTGTGGGTAACATCACCTTTGGTTGGATCACAGACAGGAA gtatctgaaACGGTATCGCATTCTAAGCTACATTCTAGCGATCGCGGTGGAGGGCCTGAGCTGTCTGTGTGTTCCGCTCCTCCACTCCTTCGCCCCTCTGAGCACGTTCGCCGTGGTCTACGGCTACTTTGACGGCGCATACGTGGCCCTCATCCCCGTGGTCACCTCGGACGCCGTGGGGTCCGCTTACCTCACCTCCGCCCTGGGCGTTGTCTACTTCCTGCACGCCGTGCCTTACCTCGTCAGTCCACCCATAGGCG GTTGGTTGGTGGACATGACTGAAAACTACACGGCGACCTTCTTGGTCAGCGGCGCTTCGTTCATATGCAGCGCTGCCATTCTGGCGGTGGCCATGTTGGTCCGACGTAGCCGTCGGTCGGGGCTGAAGGCGCCCTGCCCCGAACacgcccccaccaccaccacctccgcCCCCGCTGTTTGTCATCAGGACGTCATCTAA
- the LOC133409717 gene encoding uncharacterized protein LOC133409717 isoform X3: MEPDVLTYQHAAARPPLDDDIGEAGSDEEKFRSVSRGLAAYTDPPFRLKCGFLRQTEPPGGPPWPLANGFCDTPGDEAGFADFAVFAEQAADPWCCGFAGATMPSNGLREARDVIMDSEPTASLRRLHLRTRDAPRMFPTSGDQDSLSFKGASENSEPKGTCPTSKPSSQFLADDSGGPRGLPPSDSFADFCSAATQQAGSETWAHFKDQGDRTQQLLRASFPEMEVPSVSKEDEEEVPSLEALLLPRHLLDCEEGTVERAQPGFWLPHQDAHFVAGLKFQWGSSRANRTLLRCLGVASRNAQPNKDCYPEHTVTTSRAQTHTRGPLKQLNATEQPRP, encoded by the exons ATGGAGCCAGACGTTCTGACCTATCAGCACGCAGCAGCTCGCCCGCCATTGGACGATGACATCGGGGAGGCGGGATCAGACGAGGAAAAGTTCCGGAGTGTCTCTCGCGGCCTCGCTGCTTACACCGATCCACCGTTCCGCCTCAAGTGCGGCTTTCTTCGGCAGACGGAACCGCCCGGCGGTCCGCCTTGGCCACTCGCCAACGGGTTCTGCGACACCCCCGGGGACGAGGCGGGATTCGCCGATTTCGCCGTGTTCGCTGAGCAGGCTGCCGACCCGTGGTGTTGCGGCTTCGCGGGAGCTACGATGCCCTCGAACGGTCTGAGGGAAGCACGAGACGTCATCATGGACTCCGAACCCACAGCGTCTCTGCGCCGTCTCCATCTCAGGACTCGGGACGCTCCCCGAATGTTCCCCACCTCCGGGGATCAGGACTCCCTCTCGTTCAAGGGTGCGTCTGAGAACTCGGAACCCAAG GGAACGTGTCCTACCTCTAAGCCGTCCTCGCAATTCCTCGCCGACGACTCCGGCGGTCCGCGGGGTCTCCCCCCGAGCGACAGCTTCGCGGACTTCTGCTCGGCCGCCACGCAACAAGCTGGCAGCGAAACGTGGGCCCACTTTAAAGACCAGGGCGACCGCACGCAACAA CTCCTCCGGGCGTCTTTTCCCGAGATGGAGGTCCCATCTGTGAgcaaggaggatgaggaggaggtgcCCAGCTTGGAGGCACTGCTTCTTCCTCGACATCTCCTTGACTGCGAGGAGGGCACTGTTGAGCG GGCCCAGCCAGGCTTTTGGCTCCCCCACCAGGACGCGCACTTCGTTGCAGGCCTCAAGTTCCAGTGGGGCTCATCCCGCGCTAACAGGACGCTGCTCAGGTGTCTCGGCGTGGCCTCCAGGAACGCC CAGCCCAACAAGGACTGTTATCCAGAACACACAGTAACCACCTCCAGGGCCCAAACTCACACACGTGGGCCTCTCAAACAACTCAATGCAA cggAGCAGCCCAGGCCTTAG
- the LOC133409717 gene encoding uncharacterized protein LOC133409717 isoform X2 produces the protein MEPDVLTYQHAAARPPLDDDIGEAGSDEEKFRSVSRGLAAYTDPPFRLKCGFLRQTEPPGGPPWPLANGFCDTPGDEAGFADFAVFAEQAADPWCCGFAGATMPSNGLREARDVIMDSEPTASLRRLHLRTRDAPRMFPTSGDQDSLSFKGASENSEPKVSSLAPHEHHTDVDGEEHMVNDMCSASQGTCPTSKPSSQFLADDSGGPRGLPPSDSFADFCSAATQQAGSETWAHFKDQGDRTQQLLRASFPEMEVPSVSKEDEEEVPSLEALLLPRHLLDCEEGTVERAQPGFWLPHQDAHFVAGLKFQWGSSRANRTLLRCLGVASRNAPNKDCYPEHTVTTSRAQTHTRGPLKQLNATEQPRP, from the exons ATGGAGCCAGACGTTCTGACCTATCAGCACGCAGCAGCTCGCCCGCCATTGGACGATGACATCGGGGAGGCGGGATCAGACGAGGAAAAGTTCCGGAGTGTCTCTCGCGGCCTCGCTGCTTACACCGATCCACCGTTCCGCCTCAAGTGCGGCTTTCTTCGGCAGACGGAACCGCCCGGCGGTCCGCCTTGGCCACTCGCCAACGGGTTCTGCGACACCCCCGGGGACGAGGCGGGATTCGCCGATTTCGCCGTGTTCGCTGAGCAGGCTGCCGACCCGTGGTGTTGCGGCTTCGCGGGAGCTACGATGCCCTCGAACGGTCTGAGGGAAGCACGAGACGTCATCATGGACTCCGAACCCACAGCGTCTCTGCGCCGTCTCCATCTCAGGACTCGGGACGCTCCCCGAATGTTCCCCACCTCCGGGGATCAGGACTCCCTCTCGTTCAAGGGTGCGTCTGAGAACTCGGAACCCAAGGTGTCCTCGCTTGCTCCCCACGAGCATCACACCGATGTTGACGGTGAAGAACACATGGTCAATGACATGTGTTCCGCATCTCAGGGAACGTGTCCTACCTCTAAGCCGTCCTCGCAATTCCTCGCCGACGACTCCGGCGGTCCGCGGGGTCTCCCCCCGAGCGACAGCTTCGCGGACTTCTGCTCGGCCGCCACGCAACAAGCTGGCAGCGAAACGTGGGCCCACTTTAAAGACCAGGGCGACCGCACGCAACAA CTCCTCCGGGCGTCTTTTCCCGAGATGGAGGTCCCATCTGTGAgcaaggaggatgaggaggaggtgcCCAGCTTGGAGGCACTGCTTCTTCCTCGACATCTCCTTGACTGCGAGGAGGGCACTGTTGAGCG GGCCCAGCCAGGCTTTTGGCTCCCCCACCAGGACGCGCACTTCGTTGCAGGCCTCAAGTTCCAGTGGGGCTCATCCCGCGCTAACAGGACGCTGCTCAGGTGTCTCGGCGTGGCCTCCAGGAACGCC CCCAACAAGGACTGTTATCCAGAACACACAGTAACCACCTCCAGGGCCCAAACTCACACACGTGGGCCTCTCAAACAACTCAATGCAA cggAGCAGCCCAGGCCTTAG